A segment of the bacterium genome:
CCCGTACCTCGCGGTGCCCGAGCCGCGCCGACCCGACTGGGACACCCTCGTCATCGCCATCGTCCACCAGCAGCTCTCGGTGAAGGCGGGCCAGACCATCGCGGGCCGCGTGCGCGACCTGACGCCCGGCCCCAGCCTGCCGACCCCATCGGAGATCCTGGCCCTCGACCCGACCACCCTGCGAGCGTGCGGCCTCTCGAACGCCAAGGTGGCCTATGTGCGCGACCTGGCGGCCCACGTCGCCGACGGACGGCTCGACCTGCGGGCGCTGCACCGCCGCGACGACGACGAGGTCATCGCCCAGCTCACCCGCGTCAAGGGCATCGGGGAGTGGTCGGCCCACATGCACCTGATCTTCCATCTCGGGCGCCTCGACGTGCTGCCCGTCGGCGACCTCGGCGTGCGCATGGCGGCGGCCCGCCTGTACGGATTTCCCGAATACGCGTCGCCGGCCCAGCTGCGCGAGCTGGGTGAGCGCTGGCGGCCGTACCGGTCGATGGCGTCGTGGTACCTGTGGCGGGCCCTGGATGGCGGAGGACTGAAGTAGGATGGGGCCGGGCGGGTTGTCCGGGGCTGGCGCGAATGGTGGTTCAAACCCGCGAACCGCTTGCCGGACAGGAGTTTGTTCACAAAGCGAACGATGTCGTGATTTTTCCGCTTGCGCCGGCAGTGAAAACGACTAACATCTTCAACAAGACTTGGCAGAGTCTTCAGAACGCGGCTTCCAAGAGCCCGTTGTTTGATAAGCCGACCCGGATTTGTCCGAGCCCTTCGCGATCCCCCTTGCGCTTCGGCTTGACAGGTCCGGGTTCGGCGTATCCAGCACCGACGTTCCGGTTTCTTGCGTCCGGCCCGCCCGAACTCCCTGCTGCGATATTCCCGTTCCGATTTTCAGCACGGCACAGGCGATCCCGACCCGGGTGCGAGGGCACCGGATCACCGCCATGTGGCCGACCGGGTCTCGCCCGAGCCCGGCCGGCCACTGCGGTCCCCCTTGCGAAGTGAGGCCCTCTCAGCCCTGGATCCCGCGGGGTGCACGGTCTTCCGCGAGCTGCAATCCCCCACTCGAACCCCAAGCGGGTGAGCCTCCCGGGATCCAACACCTTTTTTTGACTTTTTCGGGCTATCCGGGGTCGCCTGACCAGACTCCGTAAGCCGGCCGCTGGACGAACGCCGTCAACCTCCCTATCATCATGCAGTTCGGGGCCCGCAGGCCCCACCGTATCGGATATCGAAATCCCTATCGTCACCCGGGATCGCCATGCATACCGAATTTCGTCCCCATTCCTCCGAGGTTCCCTCGTCCTGGCCGGAGCACCTGCTCCGCCTGGCGGCGCAGTGGCGCGAGGCGACCGACGGGCGCCAGCGGGAGCGGCTGCGGGAGCGGATCTGGGTGCTCGTCGTCGGGGCCCTGGCCATGAACGTGCGCCGGCAGGCCGCGCAGCGGGCGAAAGCCGACCCTGAATGGGCCTACGACGTCTCTGTAAAAAAGGCGTTGGAAATTCTCGGCGCATTCGCTCGGGGAGATTGGGAGCCCGGGGACTACGCCCCGGCCCAGCTGCAGAAGTACTTCGCGCTGCTCGCCCGGAACGCGGTGATCGACACCTTGCGCTCCGGTTCTCAGCGTCAGCGGGAACGGGAAGTCGGCGACGCGCCCCTGGCGGCGGTCCCGACGCCCACACCGGGAGCGGAGCAGCAGGTCACCCACCTGCGGCTGGCCGAGTCGGTGGCCGCCTGCGCGGCCGGGCTGACGCGGCGGGCCCGGTTGGTCTGGTTCCTGCGGGTCTTCTGCGACCTGCCGACCGTGCGGATCGCGTGCCACCCGGCGGTGCGCATGCAGCCCGGAGCGGTCGATATGAGCTTGACGCGGAGTCGGCGGGCGGTTCAGGATTGTCTCGAGAAGAGGGGATTCGAACCGGCGGACGTGGGTTCCGGGGCGTTCATCGCCTGCTGGGAAGTGTTCCGGGAGGACAGCCGGCTCATGCGCGAGTCGTTCGAGGGAGAAGAACGGGAATGACCCCTTCCGCGCCTCACCCCACCGAGGACGCCCTGTTCCTCGTGGCCCAGGACCTGGCCGACGCGGCGGAGACCCGCGCCGTGCTCGATCATGTGCGCTTCTGCCGTCCGTGCGCCGACCGGCTCGAGGAGTTCGTGCTCACGGCCGAGCGCGCCCGGGCCGATCTGCCCGCGTCCTTCGCCGCGGCGGTCCCGGCGGCCGCCCCGGTCGCCCGGCGTCGACTCCGTCCACGGCTCGTGGCGGGAATCGTCGGCCTGGCGGCGGTGCTCGCCGTCGCGATCATCCTGCCCCTGTCGAGCCCGCCCCCCGCGGGACCCGGCGTCTACTGGATGAGCACCGAGTTCGAACTCTCGGCCATGCGCTCGCGGCCGTCGGTGCCCCCTGCGGGACTCATCGATGCCCTCGGCCTCTACGAAAGCCACGATGCGCCCGCTGCCGTGGCCGCGCTGTCCGAGCTCGAACTCGCACGCGGCTGGGCCGATCTGCGCGACGTGTACCTGTACGCGGCCCTGGTGGCCGAGCAGAGGTTCGCGGAAGCGGAAGCGGTGTACGACCGCCTCGCGCCGGACACGCTCCCCTACGAGCAGCGCCTCGCGGTGCGGTGGTACCGCTACACCCACCTGCTCGCCAGCGGCGAGACCGACGCCGCCGATCGCCTGCTGCGCCGACTCCGGACGGCGCCCGGACGCATCGGGGAACTGGCCCGGGAGGAAGCCGCCCGCCGCCGGATCGTGAGCTGAGCACTCGTCCCCGCCCCCGCCGGTCCGGCCCGATCCGGGCGCCCGCTCAGGGCAATCCGAACAGCGCGAATCCCGACCAGTAGATGGGGTGGCCCCAGGGCCGGTGGCCGTCGCCGTCGCGAAGGTCGCGCAGCCAGTGCTGGGCCTCCGAAAGGGCCCGGCCCGCCGACATCGGCGTCGCGGTGAATCCGGCCCGCGTGCCCGCGTACCGCCCCGAGTAGTTCTCGTAGAAGCGCTGCATGACCAGGCCGGTCGCCTCGTCGTTGACGTCCCACAGACTGGCCACCACGCGGCGCGCGCCCAGGCCCAGCAGCACTTGCGACAGACCGTGGTATTCGTACAGCACCGCGCCGAACATGGTCACGGTCGAACAACCCGACAGGACCATCAGCTCCGGTGCGAAGTCGTAGCCGTAGAGAAGCTCGCCGGCTTCGAGACGCTGCGGCGCGCGCGCTTCGCTGCCCACCACGAGCGCCTGCCGCTCGGCCGTCGTGACCTGCTCGGCGTGCCCCGCGAAGTGGACGAGATCGAACGTCGCCAGCTCCCCGTCGGCATCGAGTTCGGCGAGCGACCGCTCGATGTCGTCTTCGCCGGTCAGCGCGACGACATCGGGATAGAGCCGCTCGAGCACCTGTTTCTCCTGATCCGGCCAGACCAGGTCCCCCGCGGGGCCGGCCGAGGCGATGACGAGGGCCCGCGTCTCGGTGCGTGGGGGCGCGGCCGCCTCGGCCTCGGACAGCGACACGAAGAGGTTGGCCGCCGGGATCATCATGAAGGTGGGCGGCATGTTGCCGCCGGCGTATACGATGGCCGGAATCGTCATGCCCACCGAGACCACGGTCTCGATGCCGTCGAGCAGGGGCGCGACGTTGGCGAAGGCCCGCTGG
Coding sequences within it:
- a CDS encoding sigma-70 family RNA polymerase sigma factor; the protein is MHTEFRPHSSEVPSSWPEHLLRLAAQWREATDGRQRERLRERIWVLVVGALAMNVRRQAAQRAKADPEWAYDVSVKKALEILGAFARGDWEPGDYAPAQLQKYFALLARNAVIDTLRSGSQRQREREVGDAPLAAVPTPTPGAEQQVTHLRLAESVAACAAGLTRRARLVWFLRVFCDLPTVRIACHPAVRMQPGAVDMSLTRSRRAVQDCLEKRGFEPADVGSGAFIACWEVFREDSRLMRESFEGEERE